From the genome of Orcinus orca chromosome 5, mOrcOrc1.1, whole genome shotgun sequence, one region includes:
- the LOC105748867 gene encoding keratin-associated protein 21-1-like: MFCNYYGNSCDYRCGNSYDCGFSPYYGCGYGYGYGCAYASYYGCGYGSGHFCGYGCGNSYGYGFNPYYGYGYGTRYGCRYDCGYGTRYGCGYGFCCGCGYGTLYGCGYGSHYGCGYGTRCGCGYGSGYCSYWTVCYRRCYSSCC; this comes from the exons ATGTTTTGCAACTACTACGGCAATTCCTGTGACTACAGGTGTGGAAACAGCTATGACTGTGGATTTAGTCCCTATTATGGCTGTGGATATGGCTATGGATATGGCTGTGCATATGCCTCCTACTATGGCTGTGGATATGGCTCTGGCC ACTTCTGTGGCTATGGCTGTGGAAACAGCTATGGCTATGGATTTAACCCCTATTATGGCTATGGATATGGCACTAGATATGGCTGTAGATATGACTGTGGCTATGGAACCAGATACGGCTGTGGATATGGTTTCTGCTGTGGCTGTGGATATGGGACTCTCTATGGCTGTGGATATGGCTCGCATTATGGCTGTGGTTATGGAACCAGATGTGGCTGTGGATACGGCTCTGGCTACTGCAGCTACTGGACAGTTTGCTATAGGAGATGTTATTCTTCTTGCTGCTAG